Proteins from one Rosa chinensis cultivar Old Blush chromosome 7, RchiOBHm-V2, whole genome shotgun sequence genomic window:
- the LOC112179590 gene encoding CST complex subunit CTC1 isoform X2: protein MESVRVLTIADLLQRGRCLTGTSSFGTPSFAPKSNPSISPIPSNPNPNATTKVLPSLERFALIIGTVTLPSATSASASNAAAPRCSYNTCFQFSDNSAASICCDVLDFDARILDKRINVLAWNFIPFKRGGGFLEIIRWGFQDSIAGIWPCSNIISMELGSSTANANEDSSKARHGVFGALESVSPFSIVSCRTGDSNSKSYKALDSGPPTSLRGFLVQFMVCECRSCSSKESIMVLKDSIQERDTHSFTKPMFVYCCGSASSWHPVFTKLVGNIVAISGLKKKLVFIGKEESKVMCVTTGSSALHLSRLSKKWTPKVTVGRKGNGEVGTYRGIVKGVYMQGMVVELDNEVWLLLTDQLLTPPHSLRAGALVSVRNAHFVNPRFSWTRRMLILGACFRTNVIVESFSPIETRCHIASQSQSSLGKFIESLAFSSRLWVLLVASYFRKKFAGILSEKEILGSKHKGGLVEMYASSQMPSSKHQTRAGVFMEFCKHDSCACGCEPYIDNLTLVIPLSFFISHCEPAWMRARDPEGNSRKLHDDKQYSRQLCEGRSYVQSIRKIFSSEDIGITLIGSLKTSPSSGRLQLVDATGSIDVLVPDIPSTWDATRTIKVVDYSVIIEGVPGSVDSEGLLEYDLFSTRTIFDFVPLARKVNLTVCVYFRLRSPLCRNLCFYPCTGLGEDLKRFESGTFHLLWITHKFPVLHKFQGDVLTSSLSMFVEAIILPWNLSVAENNGIACQTGVVGDDPKNSMEFCAVGCYLKNDSFKRRKVCDSSRKELSSGSMDCSYEAVGKLNSCSESYIESSEDKTYSDLSCHEISGLAIISEVTRSVMLYCTKAKLNSDGFCGPSGQKILLEFKSDSFYKYQLLQIGCYYITKHDREDSFCNLKGSDYFIGKKILIPPTTHLWSLSFGSDEICQNNSSSKCIPLDDSLISDKLLSGYHNEVLQTSNENLSGTSSDMCLCLSASVLGLGELQLKELKESLIKPVVTPKDIPKISSCIRPVTTAPPLSTESNRMFPEGNLISMRGHVVAVHSVEDNSVDPYLNSQNLRDPLELRFLQRTTSSCIHVLVNNQIVKLSGSLCNHDFPVGFGPGVDATFYRILALWEQNRWILTSVSFITIHSISGDNESCGVKCSNPASYTPNASPQEIVRSRLISELDQSLDFKPMLLHCRVVAIHFLVLEKKSGNVNYQLKNHLRQHLVDVPLAGFVLDDGSSPCCCWANAERAATLLRLHEEFPELAFENSGRTLKWVRTDNNSWSSTIYHLERILNNHHRIVVRNYGSMFDSSYQDLAVSVSSDNALSSYDENLLKFIVFNACFSKFWTIGASMMDLDAVRRLKRENLVEMEMFMHSMQHIWAAEVQHINHLGQARNVIQELIDG from the exons ATGGAAAGTGTGAGAGTCTTGACAATCGCAGACTTACTCCAACGCGGCCGTTGCCTCACCGGAACCTCCTCTTTCGGTACCCCTTCATTTGCTCCAAAATCAAACCCCTCCATTTCTCCCATCCcctcaaaccctaaccctaatgccACCACTAAGGTTCTCCCCTCTCTCGAACGCTTTGCCCTCATCATCGGAACTGTAACTCTCCCCAGCGCCACCTCCGCCTCCGCTTCAAACGCCGCCGCTCCTCGATGCTCCTACAACACTTGCTTCCAATTCTCAGACAACTCGGCCGCCTCGATCTGCTGCGACGTTCTTGATTTCGATGCTCGGATTCTCGACAAGAGAATCAATGTTCTCGCTTGGAATTTCATTCCATTCAAACGTGGCGGTGGGTTCTTGGAGATTATCAGATGGGGGTTTCAGGATTCGATTGCTGGAATTTGGCCCTGTTCGAATATCATTTCTATGGAGTTAGGCTCTTCCACTGCTAATGCTAATGAAGACAGTTCCAAGGCTCGTCATGGTGTGTTCGGCGCACTGGAGTCGGTTAGCCCTTTCTCCATTGTTTCATGTAGAACAGGTGATAGCAATTCGAAAAGCTACAAGGCTTTGGATTCAGGCCCTCCGACAAGCCTCCGCGGCTTCTTAGTCCAATTTATGGTTTGTGAGTGTAGATCATGCAGTTCAAAGGAGTCAATCATGGTTTTGAAGGATTCAATTCAAGAAAGAGATACTCATTCTTTTACCAAACCAATGTTTGTGTATTGTTGCGGTTCTGCTTCATCCTGGCATCCGGTATTTACGAAACTTGTGGGAAATATTGTTGCTATATCAGGCCTGAAAAAGAAGTTGGTTTTTATAGGGAAGGAAGAGTCTAAAGTAATGTGTGTAACTACAGGAAGTTCTGCCTTGCATTTGAGCAGATTGTCCAAGAAATGGACGCCGAAAGTTACAGTAGGTAGAAAGGGAAATGGGGAAGTTGGTACATATAGAGGGATAGTTAAAGGTGTGTATATGCAAGGAATGGTTGTGGAATTGGACAATGAGGTGTGGCTTTTGTTAACTGATCAACTGCTTACTCCACCACATAGTCTTAGGGCGGGTGCACTC GTTTCTGTGAGAAATGCCCATTTTGTAAATCCCAGATTTTCTTGGACAAGAAGAATGCTTATACTTGGTGCTTGCTTTAGGACCAATGTAATTGTGGAATCCTTCTCTCCAATAGAAACTCG GTGTCATATAGCCTCACAATCACAGAGTTCGTTGGGGAAGTTCATTGAATCCTTAGCATTTTCTTCCAGATTATG GGTATTGCTGGTTGCCTCTTATTTCCGGAAAAAGTTTGCTGGTATCTTATCTGAGAAGGAAATTTTGGGCTCAAAACAT AAGGGAGGATTAGTTGAGATGTATGCTAGTTCACAgatgccttcgtcaaagcatcAAACTCGG GCGGGAGTATTCATGGAATTTTGCAAGCATGATTCCTGTGCCTGTGGTTGTGAGCCATACATAGATAATCTGACTCTG GTGATCCCCCTGTCTTTTTTCATATCTCACTGTGAGCCCGCATGGATGAGGGCACGGGACCCGGAAGGTAACAGTAGAAAATTGCATGATGACAAACAGTACAGCCGTCAATTATGTGAAGGGAGATCTTATGTTCAGTCTATTAGAAAGATCTTTTCAAGTGAAGATATAGGCATAACTTTGATTGGAAGTTTGAAG ACTTCTCCATCTTCTGGAAGACTGCAGTTGGTTGATGCAACTGGTAGCATTGATGTTCTTGTACCAGACATTCCATCTACTTGGGATGCCACTAGAACAATCAAG GTAGTTGACTACAGTGTAATTATTGAAGGCGTGCCTGGGTCTGTGGATTCCGAAGGATTGCTTGAATATGATTTGTTCTCAACTCGAACTATCTTTGATTTTGTACCATTGGCAAGAAAGGTGAACTTAACAGTTTGTGTTTACTTTCGCTTGAGAAGTCCGTTGTGCAGAAATCTTTGCTTTTATCCTTGTACTGGATTGGGAGAAGATTTGAAGAGATTTGAAAGTGGAACATTTCACCTGCTATGGATTACCCACAAATTTCCTGTGCTACACAAG TTTCAAGGTGATGTGTTAACAAGCTCATTAAGCATGTTTGTTGAGGCTATAATCTTGCCATGGAATTTATCAGTTGCTGAAAACAATGGTATTGCATGTCAAACTGGGGTAGTTGGGGATGATCCAAAAAATTCCATGGAATTCTGTGCTGTTGGATGTTACTTGAAGAATGATTCTTTCAAGAGACGGAAGGTTTGTGATTCATCAAGGAAGGAACTAAGTTCTGGTTCAATGGACTGTTCCTATGAGGCTGTCGGAAAACTGAATTCTTGTTCTGAGTCTTACATTGAATCCAGTGAGGATAAAACATATAGCGACTTGAGTTGTCATGAAATATCTGGTTTGGCTATAATCAGCGAAGTTACTCGTTCAGTTATGTTGTACTGTACAAAAGCCAAATTAAATAGTGATGGCTTTTGCGGTCCAAGTGGACAGAAGATATTGCTCGAGTTTAAGTCTGACAGCTTTTATAAGTATCAG CTGTTGCAGATTGGCTGCTATTATATCACAAAGCATGATAGAGAAGATTCTTTTTGTAATCTTAAGGGCTCTGACTATTTCATTGGTAAAAAAATTCTCATCCCTCCCACAACTCATCTGTGGAGCCTTTCATTTGGTTCTGATGAGATTTGTCAAAATAACAGTTCATCAAAGTGTATTCCATTGGATGATTCTCTTATAAGTGACAAGCTTCTATCTGGATATCATAACGAAGTACTTCAGACATCCAATGAAAATTTGTCTGGAACCTCTTCAGACATGTGTCTTTGTCTGTCTGCAAGCGTATTAGGTCTTGGAGAGCTACAGCTAAAGGAACTGAAAGAAAGCCTGATCAAGCCAGTTGTGACACCAAAAGACATTCCAAAAATCTCTTCATGCATTAGGCCTGTAACGACTGCGCCTCCACTATCAACTGAATCTAACCGCATGTTTCCTGAGGGAAACCTAATATCTATGCGTGGGCATGTGGTTGCGGTTCATAGCGTTGAGGACAACTCTGTTGATCCATATTTGAACAGTCAAAACCTTCGTGATCCTCTTGAGCTGAGATTCTTGCAGAGGACAACAAGCAGTTGCATTCACGTGTTGGTGAATAATCAGATT GTAAAGCTATCTGGTTCTTTGTGCAATCATGATTTTCCAGTCGGATTTGGACCTGGTGTGGATGCAACGTTTTATCGGATTCTTGCATTGTG GGAGCAGAATAGATGGATCTTGACATCGGTATCATTTATTACAATCCATTCCATAAGTGGAGACAATGAATCATGTGGTGTCAAGTGCTCTAATCCTGCTTCATACACACCCAATGCTTCGCCTCAAGAGATTGTTCGTTCACGGTTGATATCTGAATTGGATCAAAGTTTGGACTTCAAGCCAATGCTGTTGCATTGCAGG GTTGTTGCTATCCATTTCCTGGTTCTAGAGAAGAAAAGTGGAAATGTCAATTATCAACTAAAAAATCACTTGAGGCAGCATCTTGTTGACGTCCCACTTGCTGGCTTTGTTCTAG ATGACGGTTCTTCTCCATGCTGTTGTTGGGCTAATGCTGAAAGAGCAGCAACCTTGCTGAGGCTGCATGAAGAATTCCCAGAGTTAGCTTTTGAAAATAGTGGCCGGACCTTAAAGTGGGTCAGAACGGACAATAATTCATGGAGTTCCACTATCTATCATCTCGAGAGAATTTTAAATAATCATCATCGGATTGTAGTGAGGAACTATGGATCAATGTTTGATTCGTCTTATCAAGATCTCGCTGTGTCTGTGAGTTCAGATAATGCCCTCAGCAGCTATGATGAAAACCTTCTAAAGTTTATAGTCTTCAATGCTTGCTTCAGCAAATTTTGG ACCATTGGTGCTAGTATGATGGATTTGGATGCTGTCAGGCGATTGAAGAGAGAGAACCTTGTGGAAATGGAGATGTTTATGCATTCCATGCAACATATATGGGCCGCAGAAGTTCAACACATTAACCATCTGGGTCAGGCCAGGAATGTTATTCAAGAACTGATAGACGGGTAA